The proteins below come from a single Rhinoraja longicauda isolate Sanriku21f chromosome 5, sRhiLon1.1, whole genome shotgun sequence genomic window:
- the LOC144593783 gene encoding LOW QUALITY PROTEIN: BEN domain-containing protein 3-like (The sequence of the model RefSeq protein was modified relative to this genomic sequence to represent the inferred CDS: deleted 1 base in 1 codon) → MNSTEKLDESDFRTTFRGLNPSVGKDEELENGDTVTNVNTEVVKTEVVVSDDDEDEGGFSPDRAAENSSEPNALKRKQTPSGFGEMFIDYESPIVYKWRRVNCEDVFASLRGSSSSQRSPEGAIRARGISSTAWPEKDQTVGAGPSLRKPLYGITHKISERRSLPTGDQKPPAEGASSTGLPQQHNPSEGHKKPPSKLWPPAPGAQPSLHSLVHKMFFTLSSLSSTMTQLHSKIDLLSLEVGRIKRQVGAAHGAGEFPPPAEYRLDTGELQRLVELSSSPGDLSCRLLVQLFPHLLADQRVAGGCRTCNTHPQSKLDTFHLQLIRNYVELCYPPAASGNVWGSHCLPRLNRFFTTSWAHREMDRSVPLSTVGSLGREDHHHHQDHDHDRHHHQDHDHDRHHHQDHDHGHIHDQDHDCDCGRDCDHHHDQDHDHGHIHDHDQDHDCDHDRDQDDIHGRDQDHHHDQDDIHDRDHDHIHDRDQDHIHDRDHIHDRDQDHHHDQDDIHDHHHDHDNEYDHEHIHDQDRDCDHIHDHDQDQDHDRDHDHIHDHDHDHIHDHDQDQDRDRDHDHIHDHDHDHIHDRDHIQDHDRDHDQDHDHDHDQDRDHDQDHDHGHWDGQRGGGGSLVPGGRGQLPSPEPRPRKLWLKPVDFKRLVIPPPDFQLPCAQHVLGAQQLEKLYHNSLSIGNFASRLLVRLFPELFTPDNLRKSYNCSGSLGKRQLDPARIKLIRHYVQLMCSRAKCNKTWNQEFVSKLDERCRRRDTEQRRVYQQQRKRSTSYSGDPGQEEPTLVAPQPEQTNRDSPQPQPKPTPGAERTERYNRNFCTVPLHQLHVPTVHFPVGTQHLLSTKDLKEIVRDSLSVGNFSARLLVRIFPELFTSDNLRLQYNHSGACNKMQLDPVRLRLVRHYVQAVYPQAKSNHVWHLDCIPSIDERCRRPTKRKSRASAHSRDKRR, encoded by the exons ATGAACAGCACAGAAAAGCTCGATGAGAGTGATTTCAGAACAACGTTCAGAGGTCTAAACCCTTCAGTCGGGAAGGATGAAGAATTGGAAAATGGAGATACTG TAACAAACGTCAATACTGAGGTGGTGAAGACCGAAGTG GTGGTGAGCGATGATGATGAAGATGAGGGTGGTTTTAGCCCAGACAGAGCTGCAGAGAACAGCAGCGAACCCAACGCCCTAAAACGGAAACAGACACCCAGTGGTTTCGGTGAGATGTTCATAGACTATGAAAGCCCCATCGTCTATAAATGGAGAAGAGTTAACTGTGAG GACGTGTTTGCCAGTTTGAGGGGCTCCAGCTCTTCCCAGCGGTCCCCGGAAGGTGCGATCAGGGCGAGGGGAATCAGCAGCACTGCGTGGCCGGAGAAGGACCAGACTGTGGGGGCCGGACCCTCGTTGAGGAAGCCTCTGTACGGCATCACACACAAGATCTCGGAGCGCCGGAGCCTGCCGACGGGAGACCAGAAGCCCCCCGCTGAAGGGGCTTCGTCCACCGGCCTCCCCCAGCAACACAACCCGAGCGAGGGCCACAAGAAGCCCCCCAGCAAGCTGTGGCCCCCGGCCCCCGGAGCCCAGCCCAGCCTCCACTCCCTGGTCCACAAGATGTTCTTCACCCTCAGCAGCCTGAGCTCCACCATGACCCAACTCCACAGCAAGATCGACCTGCTGTCGCTGGAGGTGGGCCGCATCAAGAGGCAGGTGGGGGCGGCACACGGGGCCGGTGAGTTCCCACCGCCGGCCGAGTACCGGCTGGACACGGGCGAGCTGCAGCGGCTGGTGGAGCTGAGCTCATCACCGGGGGACCTCTCCTGCCGCCTGCTGGTCCAGCTCTTCCCGCACCTCCTGGCAGACCAGCGGGTGGCCGGGGGCTGCCGGACCTGCAACACCCACCCCCAGAGCAAGCTGGACACCTTCCATCTGCAGCTCATACGCAACTACGTGGAGCTTTGCTACCCGCCCGCCGCCAGCGGCAACGTGTGGGGCTCGCACTGCCTGCCTCGGCTCAACCGCTTCTTCACCACCTCCTGGGCGCACAGGGAGATGGACAGAAGCGTGCCCCTGTCCACCGTGGGCAGCCTCGGCCGGGaagaccatcaccatcaccaagaCCATGACCATGACCGTCACCATCACCAAGACCATGACCATGACCGTCACCATCACCAAGACCATGACCATGGCCACATCCATGACCAAGACCATGACTGTGACTGTGGCCGTGACTGTGACCACCACCATGACCAAGACCATGACCATGGCCACATCCATGACCATGACCAAGACCATGACTGTGACCATGACCGTGACCAAGACGACATCCATGGCCGTGACCAAGACCATCACCATGACCAAGACGACATCCATGACCGTGACCATGACCACATCCATGACCGTGACCAAGACCACATCCATGACCGTGACCACATTCATGACCGTGACCAAGACCATCACCATGATCAAGACGACATCCATGACCATCaccatgaccatgacaatgagtaTGACCATGAGCACATCCATGACCAAGACCGTGACTGTGACCACATCCATGACCATGATCAAGACCAAGACCATGACCGTGACCATGACCACatccatgaccatgaccatgaccacaTCCATGACCATGATCAAGACCAAGACCGTGACCGTGACCATGACCACatccatgaccatgaccatgaccacaTCCATGACCGTGACCACATCCAAGACCATGACCGTGACCATGACCaagaccatgaccatgaccatgaccaagACCGTGACCATGACCAAGACCATGACCATGGCCACTGGGACGGGCAGAGGGGTGGCGGTGGGTCCTTGGTGCCGGGCGGCCGGGGGCAGCTGCCAAGCCCCGAGCCCAGGCCGAGGAAGTTGTGGCTGAAGCCCGTGGACTTCAAACGCCTGGTGATCCCTCCTCCCGACTTCCAGCTGCCCTGTGCGCAGCATGTCCTGGGCGCGCAGCAGCTGGAGAAGCTCTACCACAACAGCCTGTCCATCGGCAACTTCGCCTCCCGCCTGCTGGTCCGCCTCTTCCCCGAGCTCTTCACCCCCGACAACCTGAGGAAGAGCTACAACTGCAGCGGCTCCCTGGGCAAGAGGCAGCTGGACCCGGCCAGGATCAAGCTGATCCGCCACTATGTGCAGTTGATGTGCTCCAGGGccaagtgcaacaagacctggaacCAAGAGTTTGTGTCCAAACTGGACGAGCGCTGCCGGCGCAGAGACACCGAGCAACGGCGAGTCTACCAGCAGCAGAGGAAGAGGTCCACCTCCTACAGTGGCGACCCAGGGCAGGAAGAGCCCACACTTGTGGCCCCCCAGCCAGAGCAGACCAACAGGGACTCCCCTCAACCACAGCCAAAGCCAACGccaggggcagagcgcacagagCGCTACAACAGAAACTTCTGCACAGTCCCCCTCCACCAACTCCACGTCCCCACCGTCCACTTCCCCGTGGGCACCCAGCATCTCCTGTCCACCAAGGACCTGAAGGAGATCGTCCGGGACAGCCTGTCGGTCGGTAACTTCTCCGCCCGGCTCCTGGTCAGGATCTTCCCGGAGCTGTTCACGTCCGACAACCTCAGGCTGCAGTACAACCACTCTGGGGCTTGTAACAAGATGCAACTGGACCCGGTGCGCCTGAGGCTAGTCCGTCACTACGTGCAGGCAGTCTACCCTCAGGCCAAGAGCAACCACGTCTGGCATCTGGATTGCATCCCCAGCATCGACGAGAGGTGCAGAAGACCCACCAAGAGGAAGTCCAGGGCTAGCGCACACTCCAGGGACAAGAGACGCTGA